CGACGATGTCCAGTGCGGTCACGGCGCCACGACGGGCTCCCTCGACGACCAGCTCAAATTCTACCTGATGGCCCGCGGCATCCCGCAAAAGGAGGCGGAGGCGTTGCTGATCCAGGCGTTTGCCGCCGAGGTGGTCGAGGCGATCGAGCATGACGGCCTTCGCGAGGCGTTGATGGAGGCCATGGTGGCCTGGCTGGGGCAACGAGGATGACGCCATGCATCCGGCGGTAAGGAATGGCAGCTATGACGTCGGCCGGGTCCGCGAGGATTTTCCGATTCTCGGGATGCAGGTCCACGGCAAGCCGCTGGTTTACCTCGACAATGCCGCTTCCGCCCAAAAGCCGAAGGCGGTTCTGGACCGCCTGACGCAGGCCTATACATCCGAATACGCGAACGTCCACCGCGGTCTGCATTATCTCGCCAACGCCGCAACCGAGGGCTACGAGGGCGCCCGGGAAAAGGTTGCCGGCTTCCTGAATGCCGGGCGCAGCGATGAAATCGTCTTCACCCGGGGCGCGACCGAGGCGATCAACCTCGTCGCCCAGACCTTCGGGCGCGAGCGGATCGGGCCGGGCGATGAAATCGTGCTCTCCATCATGGAGCACCACGCCAATATCGTTCCCTGGCATTTCCTGCGGGAACGCCAGGGCGCAGTCATCAAATGGGCGCCGGTGGATGAAGACGGCAATTTCCTGATCGACGAATTCGAGAAGCTGTTGACCGAGCGCACCAAGATGGTCGCCGTCACGCAGATGTCGAACGTTCTAGGCACCGTCGTGCCGGTCAAGGAGGTCGTGCGGATCGCGCATGCGCGGGGAATCCCGGTGCTCGTCGATGGCGCGCAGTCTTCCGTGCACCTGGATGTCGACGTCCGCGACATCGATTGCGATTTCTATGTCATCACTGGTCACAAATTGTACGGGCCGACCGGTATCGGCGCGCTCTACGGCAAGCACGAGCATCTCTCGGCGATGCCGCCCTTCAACGGCGGCGGCGAGATGATTCGCGAGGTGCACCGGGACCGCGTCAGCTACGGTGAACCGCCGCACCGGTTCGAGGCCGGGACGCCCCCGATCGTGCAGGCGATCGGGCTTGGCGCCGCCATCGACTACATCAACTCCATCGGTAAGAGCCGGATCAGGGCGCATGAAAGCTCACTCCTTGCCTATGCTCAGGACAGGCTGCGGGAGATCAATTCGCTGCGTATCATCGGAACTGCGGCCGAGAAGGGCGCCATCGTTTCGTTCGAAATGAAGAGCGCCCACGCGCATGATTTCGCGACCGTGATCGATCGCGCCGGCATCGCGGTCCGCGCCGGAACGCATTGCGCCATGCCGCTATTGGAACGCTTCGGCGTCACCGCGACCTGCCGGGCATCGTTCGCTCTCTATAACACCCACGACGAGGTCGACGTTCTGGCGCGTGCCCTCGCCAAGGCGCAGGAGTTCTTCGCATGAGCTTCCAGACCCCCAATCCGAAACCCGCAACAATCGGACGTGTCGTCCATGACGCGCGCCGGCGACGCGTGGGGCGAGGTCCAGGCGTGGTAGGCAAAGGCGAATTCAAGCCGGGCGACGCGGTGCGTTCGCTGACGCAGATCATAAATGACGGGATCTATCCCCATAGGGATATCGGCGAGACCCTGGTGTATCAGGGCGATGCGGGCATGGTTCGCGAAAGGTGGAGTTTTCTGGGGGAAAGCTACTACACGGTCGAATTCCTTACCCGTGCGGCCGTCGTCATCATGCGTGGCCGGGAGATGGCCCGCGCCGCGCGCCGAGGCGTCAGCCAGCGATACTAGCCATCCGGCATCGCAACGAGTGTGGGTCTATCCGAAAGCGCCTGCTGGGCATCGCTGCGGATGCGTGCGACCATCGAACGAAATCCGTTCGAGCGCTGCGGCGTGAGATGTTCGCGCAAGCCGAGGCGATCGAACAATGCGATCGGGTCGGCCGCCAGGATCTCGCTGGCCGGCTTGCCGGAGACGACTGCGAGCAGGATGGCAACGAGCCCGCGTACGATGTGGGCATCGCTGTCGCCATGGAAGTGGAGGACGGGTTGAGCGTCATCGAAACGAGCGGTGGTCGCCAGCCAGACCTGGCTGGCGCAGCCCTGGACCTTGTTCGCTTCGGTGCGTTGAAACTCGGACAGCGGGCTCATGCCGCGGCCGAGTTCGATGACATAGCGATAGCGGTCGTCCCATTCGTCGAGCAACGAAAAGTTGTCGATGATGTCATCGATCGCCGGAATATCTGCCGCAGGTGAATGGTCCATCGGTTTCGCTGCCTCTGTTCGCTGCCGCCTCGCGGATGTTGTCGTCGTTCCGCCTTCCGTCACCACGCAGCCGATAATGGCATCAGTCCAAGCATGGTCGGGGAAAGGTCGTGGTGCCCGAGCAGGGCATCAACCTTGCAATGAACGGAATCGAAGGTGATGGGTTTCCCCATCACATCGTGAGCCCCCCATTGCAGGCTGGCAATGGCGAGCGGGTCGTTGACGGAATTCGCCACGATCAGGATCTTCGCGCCGGGCAATCTCTTGGCGACCTCGGCCAAAGCGCCTTCTCCGTTGCCATGCACAAAGCCGATCCCGAGCAGGACGACGTCCGGCGTCCGGTCGGCGGCCTTGGCAAAGGCCTGATCGAGGCTCGTGAAGCCGTAGGTCTCGCTGTGGTCCTCCAGGATGAACTGGAGCGCCGATCGGATGACCTCGTCGCTCTCGACCACGAAGATGCGGTCGGTCGCGATCGGGTGGGAGGGTTCGAAACGGGTGCGCATGATGTCCTCGCTGGCTTGATCCGGTCCATCAAGCAAACGCCGTACCGCGGCGGGTAAGCCCGATTGCAACTGGTTTTCACAGCCCCGGCGTCAATTCTCGCGTCCGCGGATCGCCAAGTTGTTTTGTTTGAGACAGGTGCACGACCTGACGTCGGGTGACGGGCAGCTATGTCGGGTTTGCAACAAGCGTCTCGTTCCCCGTCCGAGTCCGTTATGTATTTAGAATCAATGAAAATTTTATCGCCGGCCGGCGCTGGCACAGTCGTTGCAAACCATGTTTGCGCAAGGCGATGGTTGCTGGCTGCCAGCCCTCGAAGACGGAAAAGCAAAGTCCGTAACCGCGCCGCGCGATGGGGATCGACCGAGATCGAGCTGCGCGGCTCGCGTGTACTGGCGAAACTGCAATCGGGTACCGAGGAGAACAAAATGGCTGCACTACGACAAATCGCGTTTTACGGCAAAGGGGGCATCGGCAAGTCGACGACCTCGCAGAACACGCTGGCGGCGCTGGCGGAGATGGGTCACAAGATCCTGATCGTCGGCTGCGACCCCAAGGCCGACTCGACCCGCCTGATCCTGCACGCCAAGGCGCAGGACACCATCCTCAGCCTGGCGGCGGCCGCCGGCAGCGTCGAGGACCTCGAGATCGAAGAGGTCATGAAGGTCGGTTACCGCGATATCCGCTGCGTCGAGTCCGGCGGTCCGGAGCCCGGCGTCGGCTGCGCCGGCCGCGGTGTCATCACCTCGATCAATTTCCTCGAGGAGAACGGCGCCTATGAGGACATCGACTACGTGTCCTACGACGTGCTCGGCGACGTCGTTTGCGGCGGCTTCGCGATGCCGATCCGCGAGAACAAGGCGCAGGAAATCTACATCGTGATGTCCGGCGAGATGATGGCGATGTATGCCGCCAACAACATCTCCAAGGGCATTCTGAAATACGCCAATTCCGGCGGCGTGCGCCTCGGCGGCCTGGTCTGCAACGAGCGCCAGACCGACAAGGAACTCGAGCTGGCGGAAGCGATGGCCAAGAAGCTCGGCACCCATCTGATCTACTTCGTGCCGCGCGACAACATCGTGCAGCACGCGGAACTGCGCCGCATGACCGTTCTGGAGTATGCCCCGGACTCGGTTCAGGCCGGTCACTACCGCAGCCTCGCCGAGAAGATCCACAACAACGGCGGCAAGGGCATCATCCCGACCCCGATCACCATGGACGAACTCGAGGACATGCTGATGGAGCACGGCATCATGAAGCCGGTCGACGAAGCCATCGTCGGCAAGACCGCTGCCGAACTCGCCGCCGAAGCCGCGATCGCGGCGGCCTGAGGCCATCAATCGCTCATATCCGGTCCCTCCTGGGGAGGGGCCGGACCCAAGCACCGCAAACGATCAAGCGAGGACAATCAAAATGAGTTTAGCCACGACGCAGAGCGTTGCAGAGATCAAGGCCCGCAACAAGGAACTGATCGAAGACGTTCTGAAGGTATATCCGGAAAAGACCGCGAAGCGCCGCGCCAAGCACTTGAGCGTGCATGAGGCAGGCAAGTCCGATTGCGGCGTGAAGTCGAACATCAAGTCGGTCCCCGGCGTCATGACGATCCGCGGCTGCGCCTATGCCGGCTCCAAGGGCGTGGTGTGGGGCCCGATCAAGGACATGATCCACATCAGCCACGGCCCGGTGGGCTGCGGCCAGTATTCCTGGGCGGCGCGGCGTAACTACTACATCGGCACGACGGGCATCGACACCTTCGTCACCATGCAGTTCACCTCCGACTTCCAGGAGAAGGACATCGTCTTCGGCGGCGACAAGAAGCTCGCCAAGATCATGGACGAGATCCAGGAGCTGTTCCCGCTCAACAACGGCATCACCGTGCAGTCGGAATGCCCGATCGGCCTGATCGGCGACGACATCGAGGCCGTCTCCAAGCAGAAGTCGAAGGAATACGAAGGCAAGACCATCGTCCCGGTCCGTTGTGAAGGTTTCCGCGGTGTCTCCCAGTCGCTCGGTCACCACATCGCCAACGATTCGATCCGGGACTGGGTGTTCGACAAGATCGCTCCGGACGCGCCGCCGAAGTTCGAGCCGACGCCCTACGACGTGGCCATCATCGGCGACTACAACATCGGCGGTGACGCCTGGTCGTCCCGCATCCTGCTCGAGGAGATGGGCCTGCGCGTGATCGCCCAGTGGTCGGGCGACGGCAGCCTGGCCGAGCTCGAAGCTACCCCCAAGGCCAAGCTCAACGTGCTGCACTGCTACCGCTCGATGAACTACATCTCGCGCCACATGGAAGAAAAGTACGGTATTCCGTGGTGCGAGTACAATTTCTTCGGACCGAGCAAGATCGCCGAGTCGCTGCGCAAGATCGCCGGCTTCTTCGACGACAAGATCAAGGAAGGCGCCGAGCGCGTCATCGCCAAGTACCAGCCGCTGATGGATGCGGTGATCGCAAGATACCGGCCGCGCCTCGAAGGCAAGACCGTGATGCTGTTCGTCGGCGGACTGCGGCCGCGCCACGTGATCGGCGCCTATGAAGACCTCGGCATGGAGGTGGTCGGCACCGGCTACGAATTCGGCCACAACGACGACTACCAGCGCACGGCCCAGCACTACGTCAAGGACGGTACGCTGATCTATGACGACGTGACCGGATACGAGTTCGAGAAGTTTGTCGAGAAGGTCCAGCCGGATCTGGTCGGCTCGGGCATCAAGGAGAAGTACGTGTTCCAGAAGATGGGTGTGCCGTTCCGGCAGATGCACTCCTGGGACTACTCCGGTCCCTACCACGGCTATGACGGGTTCGCGATCTTCGCGCGCGACATGGACATGGCCATCAACTCGCCGATCTGGAAGAAGGCCACGCCGCCCTGGAAGGCGGCGCCGAAGCCTACACTGATGGCAGCGGAGTAACCGGCTCACATCGGCTCCCCCTCGATCGGGGGAGCCGGCAGCCAGGATCGACACACGAATTTTGAAAGGGTGCCACCATGACGCAGAATGCAGACCACGTGCTCGACCATTTCGAGCTGTTCCGCGGTCCGGAATACCAGCAGATGCTGGCGAACAAGAAGAAGATGTTCGAGAACCCCCGCGATCCCGCCGAGGTCGAGCGCATCCGCGAATGGGCCAAGACGCCGGAATATCGCGAGAAGAATTTTGCGCGCGAAGCCTTGACGGTGAACCCGGCCAAGGCCTGCCAGCCGCTCGGCGCGGTATTCGCGGCGGTGGGATTCGAAGGAACCATTCCTTTCGTTCACGGCTCGCAGGGCTGCGTCGCCTATTATCGCAGCCACCTGTCACGGCATTTCAAGGAGCCGAGCTCCTGCGTTTCATCGTCGATGACGGAAGACGCCGCAGTGTTCGGCGGCCTCAACAACATGATCGACGGCCTCGCCAATACCTACAGCATGTACAAGCCGAAGATGATCGCCGTCTCCACCACCTGCATGGCGGAAGTGATTGGCGACGACCTCAATGCCTTCATCAAGACGTCGAAAGAGAAGGGTTCCGTGCCTGCGGAATACGACGTCCCGTTCGCGCATACGCCGGCCTTCGTCGGTAGCCATGTCACCGGCTATGACAATGCGCTAAAGGGCATTATCGAGCATTTCTGGGACGGCAAGGCGGGAACCGCGCCCAAGCTGGAACGCCAGCCGAACGAGAAGATCAACTTCATCGGCGGTTTCGACGGCTACACCGTCGGCAACACCCGCGAGGTCAAGCGCATCTTCGAGACGATGGGAATCGAGTACACGATTCTCGCCGACAACAGCGACGTGTTCGATACGCCGACCGACGGCGAGTTCCGCATGTACGACGGCGGCACCACGCTGGAGGATGCCGCGAACGCGATCCACGCCAAGGCGACGATCTCGATGCAGCACTATTCCACTGAAAAGACGCTGCCGTTCATCGCCGGGCACGGCCAGGAAGTGGTGTCGTTCAATCACCCGATCGGGGTGTCGGCGACCGACGATTTCATCATGGCGCTGTCGCGGATTTCCGGCAAGGAGATACCGGAGCAGCTGGCCCGCGAGCGCGGACGGCTGGTCGACGCAATGGCGGATTCGAGCGCGCACATTCACGGCAAGAAATTCGCGATCTACGGCGATCCGGATCTTTGCCTCGGCCTGGCGGCATTCCTGCTCGAACTCGGCGCCGAACCCACCCATGTGCTGGCGACGAACGGTACCAAGCAATGGGCGGAAAAGGTCCAGGCGGTGTTCGACAGTTCGCCGTTCGGCCAGAATTGCCACGTCTATCCGGGCAAGGATCTCTGGCACATGCGCTCGCTGCTGTTCACCGAGCCGGTCGATTTCCTGATCGGAAATACCTACGGCAAGTATCTGGAGCGCGACACCGGCACGCCGCTGATCCGGATCGGCTTCCCGATCTTCGATCGTCATCACCATCACCGCTATCCGGTCTGGGGCTACCAGGGTGGGATGAACGTGCTGGTGTGGATCCTCGACAAGATCTTCGACGAGATCGACAGGAACACCAACGTTCCCGCGAAGACCGACTACAGCTTCGACATCATCCGCTAGGGATGATCGCGACAACTGCCTCGCCGCCGCTCCGGCATATCGGGACCGGCGGCGAGGCAGGTCTACCGAAGGCGAAGGTTTCGCTGTCGGGGCGTGGGCAAGCCGTTCTGTGGATAGGAGAGACGAATGAGTTCGCTGTCGGCCACGATCCAGGATGTGTTCAACGAGCCCGGCTGCGGCAAGAACGCGAACAAATCGGAGGCCGAGCGGAAGAAGGGCTGCACCAAGCAGCTTCAGCCAGGCGGCGCCGCCGGCGGTTGCGCCTTTGACGGCGCCAAGATCGCGCTGCAGCCTCTGACCGACGTTGCCCACCTTGTCCACGGCCCGATCGCCTGCGAAGGAAACTCCTGGGACAACCGCGGCGCCAAATCGTCCGGCTCGAATATCTGGCGCACGGGATTTACCACCGACATCAACGAGACCGACGTCGTGTTCGGCGGCGAAAAGCGGCTCTACAAGGCTGTCAAGGAAATCATCGAGAAGTACGACCCGCCGGCGGTCTTCGTCTACCAGACCTGCGTTCCCGCCATGATTGGCGACGACATCAACGCGGTGTGCAAGGCGGCCAGCCAGAAATTCGGCAAGCCGGTCATTCCCGTCAACTCGCCCGGCTTCGTCGGGCCGAAGAATCTCGGCAACAAGCTCGCCGGCGAAGCGCTGCTCGAGCACGTGATCGGAACGCAGGAGCCGGACTTTACCACGCCCTATGACCTCAACATCATCGGGGAATACAATCTCTCCGGCGAGTTGTGGCAGGTGAAGCCGCTGCTCGACGAACTCGGCATTCGTATTTTCTCCTGCATCTCGGGCGACGGCAAGTATCGCGAAGTCGCCTATTCGCACCGTGCGCGTGCGGCGATGATGGTGTGCTCCAAGGCGATGATCAATGTCGCCCGCAAGATGGAAGAGCGCTACGGCATCCCGTTCTTCGAGGGATCGTTCTACGGCATCGAGGATACCAGCGACTCCTTGCGCGAAATTGCGCGGCTTCTGATCGAGCGCGGCGCGCCGGACGAGTTGATGGCGAGGACCGAAGCGGTGATCGTCCGCGAGGAGGCAAAGGCCTGGGCTACGATCGAGCCGTACAAGCCGCGTTTTGCGGGCAAGAAGGTCCTGCTGATCACCGGCGGCGTCAAGTCGTGGTCGGTGGTTGCCGCCTTGCAGGAAGCCGGCCTCGAGCTGGTCGGTACCAGCGTCAAAAAATCGACCAAGGAGGACAAGGAGCGCATCAAGGAGCTGATGGGCCAGGACGCCCACATGATCGACGACATGACGCCGCGCGAAATGTACAAGATGCTGAAGGACGCCAAGGCCGACATCATGCTCTCGGGCGGCAAGTCGCAATTCGTCGCCCTGAAGGCGGCGATGCCCTGGCTCGATATCAACCAGGAGCGCAGCCACGCCTATATGGGTTACGTCGGCATGGTGAAGCTGGTCTCGGAAATCGACAAGGCGTTGTTCAATCCGGTGTGGGAGCAGCTCCGCCGGCCGGCGCCGTGGGAGAATGCCGGGAAGAATTGGCAGGCCAAGGCGATCGCGCAGATGGATGCCGAAGCCGCCGAGCTTGCCGCCGATCCGGAGGCGGCGGAAAAGGCCCGCCGCGCCAGGAAGATATGCCATTGCAAGACAGTCGATCTCGGCACCATCGAGGACGCGATCGCGGCGCATGCGCTGACGACGAGGGATGGCGTCAAGCAACACACCAACGCCTCCGGAGGCTGCGGCGCATGCGCGGGGCGGATCGAGGACATCCTGGCGGCGTTGCCGGCCACGGCAATGCCGGCGGTTCCGGTCCTGCAGGCGGCGGAGTAGGGCCCCGCCATGGCGATCGTCACCGTCGGCAAGAAGGCCTGCTCGGTCAATCCGCTGAAGATGAGCCAGCCGATCGGTGGTGCGTTCGCCTTCATGGGGCTGCGCGGGTCGATGCCGCTTCTGCACGGCTCGCAGGGATGCACGTCCTTTGGACTGACGCTCTTCGTTCGGCATTTCAAGGAAGCCGTGCCGCTGCAGACCACGGCGATGAGCGAAGTCGCGACCGTGCTCGGCGGCTATGAGAACGTCGAGCAAGCCATCCTCAACATCTATAACCGGACCAAGCCGGAGATCATCGGCATCTGCTCGACGGGCGTGACCGAGACCAAGGGCGACGATGTCGAAGGCTACATCAGGCTAATCCGGCAGAAGCATCCGCAACTCGCCACCTTCCCATTGGTCTATGTCCCG
The genomic region above belongs to Bradyrhizobium sediminis and contains:
- a CDS encoding cysteine desulfurase, translating into MHPAVRNGSYDVGRVREDFPILGMQVHGKPLVYLDNAASAQKPKAVLDRLTQAYTSEYANVHRGLHYLANAATEGYEGAREKVAGFLNAGRSDEIVFTRGATEAINLVAQTFGRERIGPGDEIVLSIMEHHANIVPWHFLRERQGAVIKWAPVDEDGNFLIDEFEKLLTERTKMVAVTQMSNVLGTVVPVKEVVRIAHARGIPVLVDGAQSSVHLDVDVRDIDCDFYVITGHKLYGPTGIGALYGKHEHLSAMPPFNGGGEMIREVHRDRVSYGEPPHRFEAGTPPIVQAIGLGAAIDYINSIGKSRIRAHESSLLAYAQDRLREINSLRIIGTAAEKGAIVSFEMKSAHAHDFATVIDRAGIAVRAGTHCAMPLLERFGVTATCRASFALYNTHDEVDVLARALAKAQEFFA
- the nifE gene encoding nitrogenase iron-molybdenum cofactor biosynthesis protein NifE codes for the protein MSSLSATIQDVFNEPGCGKNANKSEAERKKGCTKQLQPGGAAGGCAFDGAKIALQPLTDVAHLVHGPIACEGNSWDNRGAKSSGSNIWRTGFTTDINETDVVFGGEKRLYKAVKEIIEKYDPPAVFVYQTCVPAMIGDDINAVCKAASQKFGKPVIPVNSPGFVGPKNLGNKLAGEALLEHVIGTQEPDFTTPYDLNIIGEYNLSGELWQVKPLLDELGIRIFSCISGDGKYREVAYSHRARAAMMVCSKAMINVARKMEERYGIPFFEGSFYGIEDTSDSLREIARLLIERGAPDELMARTEAVIVREEAKAWATIEPYKPRFAGKKVLLITGGVKSWSVVAALQEAGLELVGTSVKKSTKEDKERIKELMGQDAHMIDDMTPREMYKMLKDAKADIMLSGGKSQFVALKAAMPWLDINQERSHAYMGYVGMVKLVSEIDKALFNPVWEQLRRPAPWENAGKNWQAKAIAQMDAEAAELAADPEAAEKARRARKICHCKTVDLGTIEDAIAAHALTTRDGVKQHTNASGGCGACAGRIEDILAALPATAMPAVPVLQAAE
- a CDS encoding response regulator, which produces MRTRFEPSHPIATDRIFVVESDEVIRSALQFILEDHSETYGFTSLDQAFAKAADRTPDVVLLGIGFVHGNGEGALAEVAKRLPGAKILIVANSVNDPLAIASLQWGAHDVMGKPITFDSVHCKVDALLGHHDLSPTMLGLMPLSAAW
- a CDS encoding SufE family protein is translated as MDHSPAADIPAIDDIIDNFSLLDEWDDRYRYVIELGRGMSPLSEFQRTEANKVQGCASQVWLATTARFDDAQPVLHFHGDSDAHIVRGLVAILLAVVSGKPASEILAADPIALFDRLGLREHLTPQRSNGFRSMVARIRSDAQQALSDRPTLVAMPDG
- the nifK gene encoding nitrogenase molybdenum-iron protein subunit beta; this encodes MTQNADHVLDHFELFRGPEYQQMLANKKKMFENPRDPAEVERIREWAKTPEYREKNFAREALTVNPAKACQPLGAVFAAVGFEGTIPFVHGSQGCVAYYRSHLSRHFKEPSSCVSSSMTEDAAVFGGLNNMIDGLANTYSMYKPKMIAVSTTCMAEVIGDDLNAFIKTSKEKGSVPAEYDVPFAHTPAFVGSHVTGYDNALKGIIEHFWDGKAGTAPKLERQPNEKINFIGGFDGYTVGNTREVKRIFETMGIEYTILADNSDVFDTPTDGEFRMYDGGTTLEDAANAIHAKATISMQHYSTEKTLPFIAGHGQEVVSFNHPIGVSATDDFIMALSRISGKEIPEQLARERGRLVDAMADSSAHIHGKKFAIYGDPDLCLGLAAFLLELGAEPTHVLATNGTKQWAEKVQAVFDSSPFGQNCHVYPGKDLWHMRSLLFTEPVDFLIGNTYGKYLERDTGTPLIRIGFPIFDRHHHHRYPVWGYQGGMNVLVWILDKIFDEIDRNTNVPAKTDYSFDIIR
- the nifD gene encoding nitrogenase molybdenum-iron protein alpha chain, with product MSLATTQSVAEIKARNKELIEDVLKVYPEKTAKRRAKHLSVHEAGKSDCGVKSNIKSVPGVMTIRGCAYAGSKGVVWGPIKDMIHISHGPVGCGQYSWAARRNYYIGTTGIDTFVTMQFTSDFQEKDIVFGGDKKLAKIMDEIQELFPLNNGITVQSECPIGLIGDDIEAVSKQKSKEYEGKTIVPVRCEGFRGVSQSLGHHIANDSIRDWVFDKIAPDAPPKFEPTPYDVAIIGDYNIGGDAWSSRILLEEMGLRVIAQWSGDGSLAELEATPKAKLNVLHCYRSMNYISRHMEEKYGIPWCEYNFFGPSKIAESLRKIAGFFDDKIKEGAERVIAKYQPLMDAVIARYRPRLEGKTVMLFVGGLRPRHVIGAYEDLGMEVVGTGYEFGHNDDYQRTAQHYVKDGTLIYDDVTGYEFEKFVEKVQPDLVGSGIKEKYVFQKMGVPFRQMHSWDYSGPYHGYDGFAIFARDMDMAINSPIWKKATPPWKAAPKPTLMAAE
- a CDS encoding nitrogen fixation protein NifZ; protein product: MSFQTPNPKPATIGRVVHDARRRRVGRGPGVVGKGEFKPGDAVRSLTQIINDGIYPHRDIGETLVYQGDAGMVRERWSFLGESYYTVEFLTRAAVVIMRGREMARAARRGVSQRY
- the nifH gene encoding nitrogenase iron protein, which translates into the protein MAALRQIAFYGKGGIGKSTTSQNTLAALAEMGHKILIVGCDPKADSTRLILHAKAQDTILSLAAAAGSVEDLEIEEVMKVGYRDIRCVESGGPEPGVGCAGRGVITSINFLEENGAYEDIDYVSYDVLGDVVCGGFAMPIRENKAQEIYIVMSGEMMAMYAANNISKGILKYANSGGVRLGGLVCNERQTDKELELAEAMAKKLGTHLIYFVPRDNIVQHAELRRMTVLEYAPDSVQAGHYRSLAEKIHNNGGKGIIPTPITMDELEDMLMEHGIMKPVDEAIVGKTAAELAAEAAIAAA